One Aquipuribacter sp. SD81 genomic window carries:
- a CDS encoding tetratricopeptide repeat protein — MNFLVDTHSLVARGRLYLAAGDPAGAARLLAQAAEAAPRDRAVATDLARAYFDSAQLGRAEQAFRTLVDLDPTDAWARRGLARTLRRLSRADEAAGHDRVAAALEG, encoded by the coding sequence GTGAACTTCCTGGTGGACACGCACAGCCTCGTCGCCCGCGGCCGCCTCTACCTCGCGGCCGGTGACCCCGCGGGGGCGGCCCGCCTCCTCGCGCAGGCCGCCGAGGCGGCTCCTCGCGACCGCGCGGTCGCGACGGACCTCGCCCGCGCCTACTTCGACTCCGCGCAGCTCGGCCGCGCCGAGCAGGCCTTCCGCACCCTCGTCGACCTCGACCCGACCGACGCGTGGGCACGCCGCGGCCTGGCCCGGACGCTGCGCCGGCTGTCCCGCGCCGACGAGGCCGCCGGGCACGACCGGGTCGCGGCGGCGCTCGAGGGCTGA
- a CDS encoding GNAT family N-acetyltransferase, which produces MVAPQRARGSDARPESPLPTRRALRERRAAAAGQGGQPDARPVPQPDPTPSPRPGPSPSQQPGPAETTRSHPAPEGDSGRRGRLGPLRRRARPRRAGSRVTIRPFRRGDEAGLARVCLRTAADGADATDRHAHPGLPAAVWALPYARFEPDLCLVVDDGTPEGRVSGYVLGTSDTVSFEDWCERAWWPAQRRAYPMADMVEPADREAAALVHSPRRTPARITDRYPAHLHVDLLPHVRGGGWGRRLLEGFMGAAAQADASAVHLGVSETNTRAIGFYARLGFALVERTDGALVLGRPL; this is translated from the coding sequence GTGGTGGCCCCGCAGCGCGCTCGCGGCTCCGACGCCCGCCCCGAGAGCCCCCTGCCCACCAGGCGCGCCCTGCGGGAGCGCCGCGCCGCGGCCGCCGGCCAGGGCGGGCAGCCCGACGCCCGGCCGGTCCCGCAGCCCGACCCGACGCCGAGCCCCCGGCCGGGCCCGTCGCCGAGCCAGCAGCCCGGCCCCGCAGAGACGACGCGCTCGCACCCGGCCCCCGAGGGCGACTCGGGCCGTCGCGGTCGCCTCGGACCCCTCCGCCGCCGTGCCCGACCGCGCCGCGCGGGCTCACGCGTCACGATCCGGCCGTTCCGCCGAGGGGACGAGGCCGGTCTCGCGCGGGTGTGCCTGCGGACCGCGGCGGACGGCGCGGACGCCACCGACCGGCACGCGCACCCGGGCCTGCCCGCCGCCGTCTGGGCGCTGCCCTACGCGCGGTTCGAGCCCGACCTGTGCCTCGTCGTCGACGACGGCACCCCCGAGGGCCGCGTGAGCGGGTACGTGCTCGGCACGAGCGACACCGTCTCGTTCGAGGACTGGTGCGAGCGGGCGTGGTGGCCCGCGCAGCGCCGGGCGTACCCGATGGCGGACATGGTCGAACCGGCGGACCGCGAGGCCGCCGCCCTCGTCCACTCCCCCCGGCGGACCCCCGCGCGCATCACCGACCGCTACCCCGCGCACCTGCACGTCGACCTGCTCCCGCACGTGCGGGGCGGCGGCTGGGGCCGGCGCCTGCTCGAGGGGTTCATGGGGGCAGCGGCCCAGGCGGACGCGTCGGCCGTGCACCTCGGGGTGTCGGAGACGAACACCCGGGCCATCGGCTTCTACGCCCGCCTGGGCTTCGCGCTCGTCGAGCGGACGGACGGTGCGCTCGTGCTCGGCCGCCCCCTGTAG
- the ddaH gene encoding dimethylargininase: protein MLPGEPALPVPSPATAPDERVAVRRRFLMCAPVHFEVAYAINAWMTPGVTVDRALALRQWTALKDAYTSLGHVVEVLDPVPGLPDMVFAANGAFVVDGIAVGARFAHPERAGEAPAHAAWLEAHGFGPVTPTVGVHEGEGDLTVVGDLVLAGTGFRTERSAHAEVQERTGRPVVGLELVDPRFYHLDTALFPLDDTTVAYYPGAFSDGSRRVLERLYPDAVVASEADALVLGLNSVSDGRHVVLPAAARGLADQLHARGFVPVPVDLSELLKGGGGPKCCTSELRPRPV, encoded by the coding sequence CTGCTCCCGGGGGAGCCCGCGCTCCCCGTCCCGTCGCCCGCGACCGCCCCCGACGAGCGGGTCGCCGTCCGCCGGCGCTTCCTCATGTGCGCCCCCGTGCACTTCGAGGTCGCCTACGCGATCAACGCGTGGATGACGCCGGGCGTGACGGTGGACCGCGCGCTCGCGCTGCGGCAGTGGACGGCGCTCAAGGACGCATACACCTCGCTCGGCCACGTCGTGGAGGTGCTCGACCCCGTGCCGGGTCTGCCGGACATGGTGTTCGCGGCCAACGGCGCCTTCGTCGTCGACGGGATCGCGGTCGGCGCGCGCTTCGCCCACCCGGAGCGGGCCGGCGAGGCGCCGGCGCACGCGGCGTGGCTCGAGGCGCACGGCTTCGGACCCGTCACGCCGACGGTCGGGGTCCACGAGGGCGAGGGCGACCTCACGGTCGTCGGCGACCTCGTGCTCGCCGGCACGGGCTTCCGGACGGAGCGCAGCGCCCACGCGGAGGTCCAGGAGCGGACGGGCCGGCCCGTGGTCGGGCTCGAGCTCGTCGACCCGCGCTTCTACCACCTCGACACCGCGCTGTTCCCGCTCGACGACACGACCGTCGCTTACTACCCCGGCGCCTTCTCCGACGGCTCCCGTCGCGTCCTCGAGCGGCTGTACCCGGACGCCGTGGTCGCCTCCGAGGCCGACGCGCTCGTGCTCGGCCTCAACTCCGTGAGCGACGGCCGGCACGTCGTGCTGCCGGCCGCCGCGAGGGGGCTCGCCGACCAGCTGCACGCCCGCGGCTTCGTGCCGGTGCCGGTGGACCTGTCGGAGCTGCTCAAGGGCGGGGGCGGCCCGAAGTGCTGCACCTCGGAGCTGCGCCCCCGCCCGGTCTGA
- a CDS encoding TetR/AcrR family transcriptional regulator, whose product MTPGPARRTRNARGEGARLRTELLAAASRLLAGGDPAAVTLRAVAREAGVAAPSVYGHFPDLDALLLAVVEQHLAELRAAFDAAVAGPGHAEERLRAGALEYCEWGLRHPGAYAVVFGGRAVRLLTEAEAVAFEDGEAMLDSLGALVARLPGVAAADVAGLRLAAWTGVHGVVSLRSGKPGYPWPPLADHVTAVLTGVLPRGGG is encoded by the coding sequence ATGACCCCCGGACCGGCCCGCCGGACGCGCAACGCCCGCGGTGAGGGCGCCCGGCTGCGGACGGAGCTGCTCGCCGCCGCGTCACGGCTGCTCGCGGGAGGCGACCCCGCGGCGGTGACCCTGCGGGCGGTCGCCCGCGAGGCGGGGGTCGCCGCGCCGAGCGTGTACGGGCACTTCCCCGACCTCGACGCGCTCCTGCTCGCGGTCGTCGAGCAGCACCTCGCCGAGCTGCGCGCTGCGTTCGACGCGGCCGTCGCCGGTCCCGGCCACGCCGAGGAGCGGCTGCGCGCGGGCGCCCTCGAGTACTGCGAGTGGGGCCTGCGGCACCCGGGCGCCTACGCGGTGGTCTTCGGGGGGCGGGCGGTGCGACTGCTCACCGAGGCGGAGGCGGTCGCCTTCGAGGACGGCGAGGCGATGCTGGACTCGCTCGGCGCCCTCGTCGCCCGGCTGCCCGGGGTCGCGGCGGCCGACGTCGCCGGCCTGCGGCTGGCGGCGTGGACCGGCGTGCACGGCGTCGTGTCGCTGCGCTCCGGCAAGCCCGGGTACCCCTGGCCACCGCTCGCCGACCACGTGACCGCCGTCCTCACGGGCGTCCTGCCCCGGGGCGGGGGCTGA
- a CDS encoding Lrp/AsnC family transcriptional regulator yields MALDDLDERILAILRDDGRASFAAVGARVGLSAPAVKRRVDRLRETGVITGFAAVVDPEAVGWTTEAYVELWCAPSTTPSQVLAVAARHPQVVSACTISGEADALVHVRATSVHDFERVLERIGADPAVVRTKSAIVLSRGVQRT; encoded by the coding sequence GTGGCCCTCGACGACCTCGACGAACGCATCCTCGCGATCCTGCGCGACGACGGGCGTGCCTCCTTCGCCGCCGTGGGGGCCCGCGTCGGGCTGTCGGCGCCCGCGGTCAAGCGTCGGGTCGACCGGCTCCGCGAGACCGGCGTCATCACCGGCTTCGCGGCCGTCGTCGACCCGGAGGCCGTGGGGTGGACGACCGAGGCGTACGTCGAGCTGTGGTGCGCGCCGTCGACCACGCCGTCGCAGGTGCTCGCCGTGGCGGCGCGGCACCCGCAGGTCGTCTCCGCCTGCACGATCAGCGGCGAGGCCGACGCTCTCGTCCACGTGCGCGCGACGAGCGTCCACGACTTCGAGCGGGTCCTCGAGCGGATCGGCGCCGACCCGGCCGTCGTGCGGACCAAGAGCGCGATCGTCCTGAGCCGGGGCGTGCAGCGGACGTGA
- a CDS encoding SDR family NAD(P)-dependent oxidoreductase, producing MPTPAPTGAVLVTGCSSGIGRATALRLVRGGHQVHATARRPDTLAGLAAAGCTTGALDVTDDASAAAAVEDARRHHGRVRALVNNAGYGEYGPVEEVSLDAARAQLETNVIGVARLTRLVLPEMREAGDGRIVTVGSMGGRLTFPGGGWYHASKHALVALHDALRVEVAPFGVHVSLVEPGLIRTEFGATATRSLAAAGDGTGRSEPAAGTDERTPSPYAGLTAAVERGMSRSYAGPLAAGPDAVARAVERAVTAERPRSRYVVTPGARGLMALRRLGGDRVWDGFVRRLFGLP from the coding sequence ATGCCCACGCCCGCCCCCACCGGTGCCGTCCTCGTGACCGGCTGCTCCAGCGGCATCGGCCGCGCCACTGCGCTCCGGCTGGTGCGGGGGGGCCACCAGGTCCACGCGACCGCCCGCCGGCCGGACACCCTCGCGGGGCTCGCGGCCGCCGGGTGCACGACCGGCGCCCTCGACGTCACCGACGACGCGAGCGCGGCCGCCGCGGTCGAGGACGCGCGCCGTCACCACGGGCGGGTGCGCGCGCTCGTGAACAACGCCGGCTACGGCGAGTACGGACCGGTGGAGGAGGTGTCGCTGGACGCGGCCCGCGCCCAGCTGGAGACGAACGTCATCGGCGTCGCCCGGCTCACCCGGCTCGTCCTGCCGGAGATGCGGGAGGCCGGCGACGGCCGCATCGTCACGGTCGGCTCGATGGGCGGGCGCCTCACCTTCCCCGGCGGCGGCTGGTACCACGCGTCCAAGCACGCGCTCGTCGCCCTGCACGACGCGCTGCGCGTGGAGGTGGCGCCGTTCGGCGTGCACGTGAGCCTCGTCGAGCCGGGCCTCATCCGGACGGAGTTCGGCGCGACGGCGACGCGCAGCCTCGCCGCGGCCGGCGACGGGACCGGACGGTCCGAGCCGGCCGCGGGGACGGACGAGCGGACGCCCTCGCCGTACGCCGGTCTCACCGCGGCCGTCGAGCGCGGCATGTCCCGCTCCTACGCGGGCCCGCTCGCCGCGGGACCCGACGCGGTCGCCCGCGCCGTCGAGCGGGCCGTCACCGCCGAGCGGCCCCGGAGCCGCTACGTCGTGACCCCTGGCGCCCGCGGCCTCATGGCGCTGCGGCGCCTCGGCGGCGACCGGGTGTGGGACGGGTTCGTCCGCCGGC
- a CDS encoding winged helix-turn-helix transcriptional regulator: MSEVTGPAAAGAVPALEWTTEGCTVEAALDVVGDRATFMVVREVGCGVRRFADMQRRTGLPRDVLARRLARMVDDGLLRRVPYREPGRRAREEYRFTDKGFDLYPVVVALWRWGSRWTGDAGAVQPPIEFAHRGCGELVHAEVRCAAGHEVREPRDVLPRPGPGAVRAVSEPPDGPVDGPVEERRRARR, translated from the coding sequence GTGAGCGAGGTGACGGGCCCGGCGGCGGCGGGAGCGGTGCCCGCCCTGGAGTGGACGACCGAGGGCTGCACCGTGGAGGCGGCGCTCGACGTGGTCGGCGACCGCGCCACGTTCATGGTCGTCCGCGAGGTGGGGTGCGGGGTCCGGCGCTTCGCCGACATGCAGCGCCGCACGGGGCTCCCGCGCGACGTGCTCGCCCGGCGGCTCGCGCGCATGGTCGACGACGGGCTGCTGCGTCGTGTCCCCTACCGCGAGCCCGGGCGGCGCGCGCGCGAGGAGTACCGGTTCACCGACAAGGGGTTCGACCTGTACCCGGTCGTCGTCGCGCTGTGGCGGTGGGGGAGCCGCTGGACCGGCGACGCCGGCGCGGTCCAGCCGCCGATCGAGTTCGCGCACCGGGGGTGCGGCGAGCTCGTCCACGCGGAGGTCCGCTGCGCGGCCGGGCACGAGGTGAGGGAGCCGCGCGACGTGCTCCCCCGGCCGGGGCCGGGCGCCGTCCGGGCGGTGTCCGAGCCTCCGGACGGACCTGTGGACGGACCTGTGGAAGAACGGCGCCGCGCCCGCCGTTGA
- a CDS encoding ABC transporter ATP-binding protein, with product MIEASSLTRRYGATTVVDDVSFTCPPGTVTGFLGPNGAGKSTTLRMVCGLSTPDAGSATVAGLPFRRLPNPGRVVGVMLDASAQHGGRTGRETLRLAASLLDVPASRADDMLELVGLAGRPARQRVGRYSLGMRQRLGIGLALLGDPDVLVLDEPANGLDPDGIRWMRGLLRRFADGGGTVLLSSHLLGEVAAVADRLVIIAGGRVRAAGATTELLEGQDDLEEYYFRLTTAEPAGAAR from the coding sequence ATGATCGAAGCGAGCTCACTGACCAGGCGCTACGGCGCGACGACCGTGGTGGACGACGTGTCGTTCACCTGCCCGCCCGGCACGGTGACCGGGTTCCTCGGCCCCAACGGGGCCGGCAAGTCCACGACGCTGCGCATGGTGTGCGGGCTGTCGACGCCCGACGCCGGCAGCGCGACCGTCGCCGGCCTGCCCTTCCGCCGCCTGCCGAACCCCGGCCGCGTCGTCGGCGTCATGCTCGACGCGTCGGCCCAGCACGGCGGCCGCACCGGCCGGGAGACGCTGCGCCTCGCGGCGTCCCTGCTCGACGTGCCCGCGAGCCGCGCCGACGACATGCTCGAGCTCGTCGGCCTCGCCGGCCGGCCGGCCCGGCAGCGGGTCGGCCGCTACTCCCTCGGCATGCGGCAGCGGCTCGGCATCGGCCTCGCCCTGCTCGGCGACCCCGACGTGCTCGTGCTCGACGAGCCCGCCAACGGCCTGGACCCCGACGGCATCCGCTGGATGCGCGGCCTGCTGCGCCGCTTCGCCGACGGCGGCGGGACCGTCCTGCTGTCGTCGCACCTGCTCGGCGAGGTCGCAGCCGTGGCCGATCGCCTCGTCATCATCGCCGGCGGGCGTGTCCGCGCCGCCGGCGCCACCACCGAGCTGCTCGAGGGGCAGGACGACCTCGAGGAGTACTACTTCCGCCTCACGACCGCCGAGCCCGCTGGAGCCGCACGATGA
- a CDS encoding acyl-CoA thioesterase, which translates to MNLWLRLLVLTLTARRRPRVDLLGECVTRFRVAPGDLDALGHVNNGRYLTVLDLARTDLVLRSGTSPVLRREGWYPVVTAETIAFHRELRLGQPYTVTTRTLGWDERSVLLEQVFRRGHDGAGEVVAEAVVRALFLRRGGGRVPTEELLAATGHGGAAPRPLPSWVADWHEAQDGVRQRRRAERPAA; encoded by the coding sequence GTGAACCTGTGGCTCCGACTGCTCGTGCTCACGCTCACCGCCCGGCGCCGGCCCCGGGTCGACCTGCTCGGGGAGTGCGTGACCCGCTTCCGCGTCGCACCCGGCGACCTCGACGCGCTCGGGCACGTGAACAACGGCCGCTACCTCACGGTGCTCGACCTCGCGCGCACCGACCTCGTCCTGCGCTCCGGGACGTCGCCGGTGCTGCGCCGGGAGGGCTGGTACCCCGTCGTCACTGCCGAGACCATCGCCTTCCACCGCGAGCTGCGCCTCGGGCAGCCGTACACCGTCACCACGCGGACCCTCGGCTGGGACGAGCGGTCCGTCCTGCTGGAGCAGGTGTTCCGCCGCGGCCACGACGGCGCGGGCGAGGTGGTCGCCGAGGCCGTCGTCCGGGCCCTCTTCCTGCGCCGCGGCGGCGGCCGGGTGCCGACCGAGGAGCTGCTCGCGGCCACCGGGCACGGGGGCGCCGCCCCGCGCCCGCTGCCGTCGTGGGTCGCAGACTGGCACGAGGCGCAGGACGGCGTCCGGCAGCGACGGCGCGCGGAGCGGCCGGCCGCCTGA